A window from Tenacibaculum singaporense encodes these proteins:
- a CDS encoding ribonucleoside-diphosphate reductase subunit alpha gives MYVVKRDGRKEPVMFDKITARVRKMCYGLNNIVDPVKVAMRVIEGLYDGVTTSELDNLAAEIAATMTTAHPDYAKLAARIAVSNLHKNTKKSFSETMTDLYEYINPRTGNKAPLLADDVYKIIMDNADKLDSTIIYSRDFNYDYFGFKTLERSYLLKLNGNIVERPQQMLMRVAIGIHKEDIDEAIATYELMSKKYFTHATPTLFNSGTPKPQMSSCFLLQMQDDSIDGIYDTLKQTAKISQSAGGIGLSIHNIRATGSYIAGTNGTSNGIVPMLRVFNDTARYVDQGGGKRKGSFAMYLEPWHADIFDFLDLKKNHGKEEMRARDLFYAMWISDLFMKRVQEDADWTLMCPHECPHLYDTYGEEFERLYTSYEAAGKGRKTIKARDLWEKILESQIETGTPYMLYKDAANRKSNQKNLGTIRSSNLCTEIMEYTAEDEVAVCNLASIAIPMFVAEDENGNKFFDHQKLFKVTKKVIRNLDTVIDRNYYPVKEAENSNFRHRPVGLGIQGLADAFIMLRLPFTSEEAKKLNQEIFETLYFAAVTSSMEVAKAKGAYSTFKGSPMSEGEFQHNMWGIKDEELSGRWDWEKLRKNVKKHGVRNSLLVAPMPTASTSQILGNNEAFEPYTSNIYTRRVLSGEFIVVNKHLLEDLVELGLWDNNMKEDIMRANGSIQHIDIIPQELKDLYKTVWEMSMKDIIDMARHRGYFIDQSQSLNLFMKDPDYAKLTSMHFYAWKSGLKTGMYYLRTKSAVNAKQFTLNVEKKEEDKPMSPEEFKAMVEASKNAEGPDDCLMCGS, from the coding sequence ATGTATGTAGTAAAAAGAGACGGCAGAAAAGAGCCTGTGATGTTCGATAAAATCACAGCAAGGGTTAGAAAAATGTGTTATGGATTAAACAATATCGTTGATCCAGTAAAAGTAGCAATGCGTGTTATTGAAGGACTGTATGATGGGGTAACTACTTCTGAATTAGATAATTTAGCAGCAGAAATTGCTGCGACAATGACAACTGCTCATCCTGATTATGCGAAATTAGCAGCGAGAATTGCCGTATCTAACTTACATAAGAATACCAAAAAATCGTTTTCGGAAACAATGACTGATTTGTACGAATACATCAATCCACGTACAGGAAATAAAGCTCCTTTACTAGCGGATGATGTGTATAAAATCATCATGGATAATGCTGATAAATTAGATTCAACAATTATCTACAGTCGTGATTTTAACTACGATTATTTTGGTTTTAAAACATTAGAACGTTCTTATTTATTAAAGTTAAACGGAAACATTGTTGAACGTCCGCAACAAATGTTAATGCGCGTTGCTATAGGTATTCACAAAGAAGATATTGATGAGGCAATTGCTACATACGAATTGATGAGTAAAAAATATTTTACCCATGCAACACCAACATTATTCAATTCAGGTACGCCAAAACCACAAATGTCATCTTGTTTCTTGCTACAAATGCAAGACGATAGTATTGATGGAATTTATGATACTTTAAAACAGACGGCTAAAATTTCACAATCTGCAGGAGGTATAGGTTTATCTATCCACAATATCCGTGCTACGGGAAGTTATATTGCAGGTACTAACGGAACATCAAATGGAATTGTACCTATGTTACGTGTATTTAACGATACAGCACGTTATGTAGATCAAGGAGGAGGAAAACGTAAAGGTTCTTTTGCAATGTATTTAGAGCCTTGGCATGCAGATATTTTTGACTTTTTAGACTTAAAGAAAAACCACGGTAAAGAAGAAATGCGTGCGCGTGATCTATTCTATGCAATGTGGATTTCAGATTTATTCATGAAACGTGTACAAGAAGATGCTGATTGGACGTTAATGTGTCCACACGAGTGTCCTCATTTATACGATACTTATGGTGAAGAGTTTGAGCGGTTGTATACAAGTTATGAAGCTGCTGGGAAAGGAAGAAAAACTATTAAAGCACGTGATTTATGGGAAAAAATCTTAGAATCACAAATAGAAACAGGTACTCCGTACATGTTGTATAAAGATGCAGCAAACCGTAAGTCAAACCAAAAGAATTTAGGAACGATTCGTTCTTCAAATTTATGTACTGAGATTATGGAGTATACTGCAGAAGATGAAGTAGCAGTATGTAACTTAGCATCAATAGCAATACCAATGTTTGTTGCAGAAGATGAAAACGGAAATAAGTTCTTCGATCATCAAAAGTTATTTAAAGTAACGAAAAAAGTAATCCGTAATTTAGATACAGTAATTGATCGTAACTATTATCCTGTAAAAGAAGCAGAGAACTCTAATTTCCGTCACCGTCCAGTAGGATTAGGAATTCAAGGATTAGCAGATGCTTTCATCATGTTACGTTTACCGTTTACTTCAGAAGAAGCGAAGAAGCTTAACCAAGAAATTTTTGAGACATTATATTTTGCAGCTGTAACCTCATCAATGGAAGTTGCTAAGGCAAAAGGAGCCTATTCTACTTTTAAAGGTTCACCAATGTCAGAAGGAGAATTCCAACACAATATGTGGGGAATTAAAGATGAAGAATTGAGTGGCCGTTGGGATTGGGAAAAATTACGTAAAAATGTAAAAAAACACGGAGTTCGTAACTCACTATTAGTAGCACCAATGCCTACAGCATCTACTTCTCAAATTTTAGGAAATAACGAAGCGTTTGAGCCTTACACATCTAACATTTATACACGTAGAGTACTGTCTGGAGAGTTTATTGTAGTAAATAAACACTTATTGGAAGATTTAGTAGAATTAGGTTTATGGGACAACAATATGAAAGAAGATATTATGCGTGCAAACGGATCTATCCAACATATTGACATAATTCCGCAAGAACTAAAAGATTTATACAAAACAGTTTGGGAAATGAGTATGAAAGATATTATTGATATGGCGCGCCATAGAGGATATTTTATCGATCAATCTCAATCGTTAAACTTATTTATGAAAGATCCTGACTATGCGAAGTTAACTTCTATGCACTTCTACGCATGGAAATCTGGATTAAAAACAGGAATGTACTATTTACGTACCAAATCTGCTGTAAATGCGAAGCAGTTTACGTTAAATGTAGAAAAGAAAGAAGAAGATAAGCCAATGAGTCCAGAAGAGTTTAAGGCTATGGTTGAAGCTTCTAAAAATGCAGAAGGTCCAGACGATTGTTTAATGTGTGGATCTTAA
- a CDS encoding deoxyguanosinetriphosphate triphosphohydrolase, whose amino-acid sequence MNWEQLLSLKRFGDIQKRERAKQDETRLGFEVDFDRIIFSSAFRSLQDKTQVIPLSKTDFVHTRLTHSLEVSVVGRTLGRRVGKELLERHPKLKELGYTFNDFGAIVAAASVMHDIGNPPFGHSGEKAIGEYFKTGKGLQYKDQLTDLEYQDLIDFEGNANGFKILTENREGIQGGLRLSYATLGTFLKYPKESLPKKPTKHIVDKKYGFFQSEKDAFLDVVQDLGLLKKESEGVSYYRHPLAYLVEAADDICYTIIDFEDGINLGLIEEDYALEYMIKLVKDTIDSKKYHSLQHTKDRVSYLRALAIGVLINEAVTIFLDNEEAILNGTFDKGLLDKCKYEAQINDIIKISVDKIYRSKEVVEKEVAGYKIIGDLLDVFVTALNNKFDNKQSNYDKLVLNLIPQEYQQEKESLYDRIMQISSYVAGLSDGYAIRLHRKIMGNIS is encoded by the coding sequence ATGAACTGGGAACAACTCCTATCTTTAAAACGTTTTGGCGATATCCAAAAACGTGAACGTGCAAAACAAGATGAAACTCGTTTAGGTTTTGAGGTAGATTTTGATAGAATTATATTTTCATCAGCTTTTCGTAGCTTACAAGATAAAACACAGGTAATTCCATTATCAAAAACCGATTTTGTCCATACACGATTAACCCATAGTTTAGAAGTATCAGTTGTAGGGCGTACGTTGGGACGAAGAGTAGGTAAAGAATTACTAGAGCGCCACCCAAAATTAAAAGAGTTAGGATATACCTTTAACGATTTTGGAGCAATTGTAGCCGCGGCATCAGTAATGCACGATATTGGGAACCCACCATTCGGACATTCAGGAGAGAAAGCCATTGGAGAATATTTTAAAACAGGAAAAGGACTTCAGTATAAAGACCAATTAACCGATTTAGAATATCAAGATTTAATAGATTTTGAAGGAAATGCTAATGGGTTTAAAATTCTTACAGAAAATAGAGAAGGAATTCAAGGAGGTTTACGTTTGTCGTATGCAACTCTAGGAACTTTTTTAAAGTATCCTAAAGAGAGTTTACCGAAGAAGCCGACTAAACATATTGTAGATAAGAAATATGGCTTTTTTCAGTCAGAAAAAGATGCTTTTTTAGATGTCGTGCAAGATTTAGGATTATTGAAAAAAGAATCAGAAGGTGTTTCTTATTATCGTCACCCATTAGCATACTTAGTTGAAGCAGCTGATGATATTTGTTATACAATTATCGATTTTGAAGATGGAATCAATCTAGGTTTAATTGAAGAAGATTATGCCTTAGAATACATGATTAAGTTGGTGAAAGATACGATTGATAGTAAAAAATACCACTCATTACAGCATACTAAAGATCGTGTAAGTTATTTACGAGCTTTAGCTATAGGAGTATTAATTAATGAAGCAGTAACCATCTTTTTAGATAATGAAGAAGCTATTTTAAATGGAACATTCGATAAAGGGTTATTAGATAAATGTAAATACGAAGCTCAGATTAATGATATTATTAAAATAAGCGTTGATAAAATTTACAGAAGTAAAGAAGTTGTTGAAAAAGAAGTGGCAGGATATAAAATCATTGGAGACCTTTTAGATGTTTTTGTAACTGCTTTAAATAACAAGTTTGATAATAAACAATCTAATTATGATAAGTTGGTGTTGAATTTAATTCCACAAGAGTATCAACAAGAAAAAGAAAGTTTATACGATAGAATTATGCAAATTTCTAGCTATGTAGCAGGTTTGTCAGATGGATATGCTATTCGCTTGCACAGAAAAATAATGGGAAACATTAGTTAA
- a CDS encoding DUF3109 family protein, with translation MFQLGKTIVSEDLIEKEFVCNLSACKGACCIDGDAGAPLEKEETKILEEIYPKIKPFLRKEGIEAIEKQGTWITSDFGELETPLINDADCAYVIFDDKGTALCAIEEAYNQGIVDWKKPVSCHLYPVRVKDYSEFAAVNYHKWKICDDACSLGKELQVPLYKFVKQALIRKFGQNWYDELEKVAEKHLKR, from the coding sequence ATGTTTCAATTAGGAAAAACAATAGTTTCAGAAGACCTTATAGAAAAAGAGTTTGTCTGCAACTTATCTGCTTGCAAAGGTGCTTGTTGTATAGATGGTGATGCAGGTGCTCCACTTGAAAAAGAAGAAACAAAAATTCTAGAAGAAATATACCCAAAAATTAAACCTTTTTTACGCAAAGAAGGTATTGAAGCTATTGAAAAACAAGGCACTTGGATTACTAGTGATTTTGGTGAATTAGAAACTCCTTTAATTAATGATGCTGATTGTGCTTATGTTATTTTTGATGATAAGGGTACTGCCTTATGTGCCATTGAAGAAGCATATAACCAAGGTATTGTAGATTGGAAAAAACCTGTTTCTTGCCATTTGTATCCTGTTCGTGTAAAGGATTATAGTGAATTTGCTGCCGTAAACTACCACAAATGGAAAATTTGTGATGATGCTTGTTCTTTAGGTAAAGAATTACAAGTTCCTTTATACAAATTTGTAAAACAAGCTTTAATTAGAAAGTTTGGCCAAAATTGGTATGATGAACTTGAAAAGGTAGCTGAAAAACATTTGAAAAGATAA
- a CDS encoding MarC family protein — MDFNFKEIFTAFMVLFAVIDIVGNIPIIIDLRKKVGHIQSEKASVIAGFIMILFLFLGQRLLNLIGIDVHSFAVAGAFILFFLALEMILGITLYKEDDEEALSATVFPLAFPLIAGPGSLTTLLSLRAEFNLENIIVAVLLNVIVIYIVLKTSRKIEKVIGPNGIKIIRKIFGVILLAIAVKLFAANFKMLVA; from the coding sequence ATGGACTTTAACTTCAAAGAAATCTTTACAGCCTTTATGGTACTGTTTGCGGTAATTGATATTGTTGGAAACATTCCTATCATTATTGATTTACGTAAAAAAGTAGGACACATTCAATCAGAAAAAGCTTCTGTAATAGCAGGATTTATTATGATTCTGTTTTTATTCTTAGGACAGAGACTATTAAATTTAATAGGTATAGATGTACACTCATTTGCGGTGGCAGGTGCTTTTATCTTGTTTTTTCTAGCATTGGAAATGATATTAGGAATCACACTTTATAAAGAAGATGATGAAGAAGCATTAAGTGCAACTGTTTTTCCTTTAGCTTTCCCATTAATAGCAGGTCCTGGTAGCTTAACAACACTACTTTCATTACGTGCGGAATTTAACCTTGAAAATATTATTGTAGCCGTTTTATTAAATGTAATTGTAATTTATATTGTGTTAAAAACGTCTAGAAAGATTGAAAAAGTAATTGGACCAAACGGAATAAAAATTATAAGAAAAATATTTGGTGTAATCTTGTTAGCTATTGCAGTTAAATTATTTGCGGCTAATTTTAAAATGTTAGTAGCTTAA
- a CDS encoding FAD-dependent oxidoreductase — protein sequence MVFDVLIVGGGVSGMQCALVLGSALTKEYAKGKTVGIIIHQRSSHLQDALFNNVLGLAPETLGKDILESGRNQLKNLYPEVSQIENEKVIAVLDDENGYKIITNKNEYYSKTVVIALNYSKPFEIAGLEQYVERHIRANAMKDRIQLRNFNHLIKEELYVCGTLAGWRSQFAIAAGSGASVATDILTVWNDNVPTKVHDKHKKD from the coding sequence ATGGTTTTTGATGTACTTATTGTTGGAGGAGGAGTATCAGGTATGCAATGCGCTTTAGTTTTAGGTTCTGCACTTACTAAAGAATATGCAAAAGGAAAAACAGTTGGAATTATAATACATCAACGTTCTTCTCACCTACAAGATGCTCTCTTTAATAATGTTCTAGGCTTAGCTCCAGAAACTTTAGGAAAAGATATTCTAGAAAGCGGTAGAAATCAGTTAAAAAATTTATACCCAGAAGTATCTCAAATTGAAAATGAAAAAGTGATAGCTGTTTTGGATGATGAAAATGGATATAAGATAATCACCAATAAAAATGAATATTACAGTAAAACAGTTGTTATAGCCCTAAACTATTCAAAACCTTTTGAAATAGCTGGTTTAGAACAATATGTAGAGCGTCATATTAGAGCAAATGCTATGAAAGATAGAATTCAGCTACGTAATTTCAACCACTTAATAAAAGAAGAGTTATATGTTTGCGGAACCTTAGCTGGGTGGAGAAGTCAGTTTGCAATTGCAGCAGGAAGTGGAGCAAGTGTAGCGACAGATATTTTAACAGTATGGAATGATAATGTACCTACCAAAGTACATGATAAACATAAAAAAGACTAA
- a CDS encoding endonuclease has translation MKKIIGIITILMLFINCGGSDNDVVPTEDKVVAVDDSFEAEENKENVLASFLENDTYTSGNVKVTFETSSARNGTIVRSNNAFIYTPAQDFVGTDSFKYTICSTITPSNCSTATVIINVNASANGNPGSFNIPSELSEYYKDVDFTLTGSSLKDVLATEIINSHTTFLDYTPDVWNVLKQSDLDPSDNNKVVLIYGYDDTDGNYVTDRTRSKDANGGNTGDWNREHVYPKSLGNPNLGTSGPGADAHHLRPSDVTFNNQRSSKKFANGSGNAGDVSGNWYPGDEWKGDVARMMMYMYLRYGNQCLPKNVAVGSAAASDSNMVTLLLQWNADDPVSDLEIQRNNAVANAQGNRNPFIDNPYLATVIWNGDAAENTWE, from the coding sequence ATGAAGAAAATAATAGGAATAATAACAATTTTAATGTTGTTTATTAACTGTGGAGGAAGTGACAATGATGTTGTACCAACAGAAGATAAAGTAGTAGCTGTTGATGATTCCTTTGAGGCTGAAGAAAATAAAGAGAATGTATTGGCTAGTTTTTTAGAGAATGATACTTATACTTCAGGAAATGTAAAAGTAACGTTTGAGACTAGTTCTGCAAGAAATGGAACTATAGTTAGGAGCAATAATGCTTTTATATACACGCCAGCACAAGATTTTGTAGGTACAGATTCTTTTAAGTATACTATTTGCAGTACAATTACGCCAAGTAATTGTTCTACTGCAACGGTAATCATTAATGTAAATGCTTCAGCCAATGGGAATCCAGGAAGTTTTAATATCCCTTCTGAATTATCAGAATATTATAAAGATGTAGACTTTACCTTAACAGGAAGTTCTTTAAAAGATGTTTTAGCTACTGAAATTATTAATAGTCATACTACCTTCTTAGATTATACGCCAGATGTTTGGAATGTATTAAAACAATCAGATTTAGATCCTTCAGATAATAATAAGGTGGTTTTAATTTATGGTTATGACGATACAGATGGTAATTATGTAACAGATAGAACTCGTAGTAAAGATGCTAATGGCGGAAATACAGGTGATTGGAATAGAGAGCATGTATACCCTAAGTCATTAGGAAATCCAAATTTAGGAACTTCAGGTCCAGGTGCAGATGCACATCATTTAAGACCTTCAGATGTAACGTTTAATAACCAAAGATCTAGTAAAAAGTTTGCAAATGGCTCTGGAAATGCAGGAGATGTCTCAGGAAATTGGTACCCAGGAGATGAATGGAAAGGAGATGTAGCGCGTATGATGATGTATATGTACTTACGTTACGGCAATCAATGTTTACCAAAAAATGTAGCTGTGGGTTCTGCTGCAGCTTCTGATAGCAATATGGTTACTTTATTGTTACAGTGGAATGCTGATGACCCTGTGTCTGATTTAGAAATTCAACGTAACAATGCAGTTGCTAATGCGCAAGGAAACAGAAACCCGTTTATTGATAATCCGTATTTAGCTACGGTTATTTGGAATGGTGATGCAGCTGAAAATACTTGGGAGTAG
- a CDS encoding LytR/AlgR family response regulator transcription factor, which produces MKCIIIEDELPAQAILKKYIGKIPDAEIVHTFQTAIQANEFLKNNTVDVIFLDINLPDISGLDFIKTVKNPPKIVITTAYPDYAVSSFELETIVDYLVKPFSFDRFLKAISKVESQLLKSKTSEKEATYLNIDKIIHKVYLADILYLESDRNYVHFITSSKKLTIIDSLKNWKETLSSNKFVQIHKSYIVNLEKIEKYTGTFLYTKNIKIPIGRTYKNNLLTLLKTKSQ; this is translated from the coding sequence ATGAAATGTATAATTATTGAAGATGAGTTGCCTGCGCAAGCTATTTTGAAAAAGTATATCGGTAAAATTCCAGATGCTGAAATTGTACATACGTTTCAAACAGCAATACAAGCTAATGAGTTTCTGAAAAACAATACTGTTGATGTTATTTTTCTAGATATTAATTTACCTGATATTTCTGGGTTAGACTTTATAAAAACAGTTAAAAACCCTCCTAAAATAGTTATTACAACGGCTTACCCTGATTATGCAGTGAGTAGTTTTGAGTTAGAAACAATTGTTGATTATTTGGTAAAACCCTTTTCTTTTGATCGCTTTTTAAAAGCAATTAGTAAAGTAGAAAGTCAATTATTAAAATCAAAAACTTCAGAAAAAGAAGCTACTTATTTGAATATAGATAAAATTATACATAAAGTATATCTAGCTGATATTTTATACTTAGAATCTGATCGAAACTATGTGCATTTTATCACCTCATCAAAAAAATTGACAATTATAGATTCATTAAAAAACTGGAAGGAAACTCTAAGTTCAAACAAATTTGTACAAATACACAAATCGTATATTGTAAATTTAGAAAAGATTGAAAAATATACAGGAACTTTTCTTTATACAAAAAACATCAAAATTCCTATTGGTAGAACTTATAAAAACAACCTATTGACTCTTTTAAAAACCAAGAGTCAATAG
- a CDS encoding sensor histidine kinase: protein MSFLKKHSAEILIHLLFWALFIFISLFVFTQYYWTENPFLQYFFILIIIVYTNNQLLLPLFVKKKWYVLYGIAFIFISVLATQLYCNVFARCGCSIMKCLSDYLWQTLVPLLFFSFIWMLFKFLDGQEKLAQTTQERTEMELKFLKSQINPHVLLNNLNTIYAYSIDKPNETPNLILKLSENLKHVLYETISEKVSLEKELLFIQNYIDFQKIRTEGVKEIDYHYKTDSNQYQIAPLLLITIIENAFKHSIAHSKIDVSINVTNHQLHLISSNQFNINTNKNTKAIGLENLKKRLLLIYPDNHSLYIYQKGDVFTVELKIDQL from the coding sequence ATGAGCTTTTTAAAAAAACATAGCGCTGAAATTCTAATCCACCTACTTTTTTGGGCTTTATTTATCTTTATCTCGCTTTTTGTATTTACCCAATATTACTGGACAGAAAATCCTTTTTTACAGTACTTTTTTATTCTTATCATTATCGTATATACTAACAATCAACTATTGTTACCGCTATTCGTTAAAAAGAAATGGTATGTGTTATACGGAATTGCTTTTATCTTTATTTCAGTTTTAGCAACTCAACTATACTGTAATGTTTTTGCACGTTGTGGATGTTCCATTATGAAGTGCTTAAGCGATTATTTATGGCAAACTCTAGTCCCTCTATTATTTTTCTCTTTTATATGGATGTTGTTTAAGTTTTTAGACGGACAAGAAAAATTAGCACAAACAACCCAAGAACGAACAGAAATGGAGTTGAAATTTTTAAAATCACAAATAAATCCGCATGTGCTCTTAAATAATTTAAACACGATTTACGCGTATTCTATTGACAAACCTAATGAAACCCCCAATTTAATCTTAAAACTCTCAGAAAACCTTAAACATGTCTTATATGAGACAATTTCTGAAAAGGTTTCTCTTGAAAAAGAACTGCTTTTCATACAAAACTATATCGATTTTCAAAAAATTCGAACTGAAGGAGTGAAAGAAATTGATTACCATTATAAAACTGATAGTAATCAATACCAAATTGCTCCACTCCTTTTAATTACCATTATTGAAAATGCTTTTAAACATAGCATTGCACATAGTAAGATTGATGTTTCTATCAACGTTACTAACCATCAATTACATTTAATAAGTAGTAATCAATTCAACATAAACACAAATAAAAATACCAAAGCCATTGGCTTAGAAAACTTAAAAAAGAGATTGCTGTTAATTTATCCAGATAATCATTCTCTTTACATTTATCAAAAAGGAGATGTTTTTACTGTAGAACTGAAAATAGATCAATTATGA
- a CDS encoding DUF1573 domain-containing protein, translated as MRNTVLCVIVGLMAIMANAQEFQFETASIDYGKIKQGADGVRVFEFTNIGTEPLIIKDIKSTCGCTVPKKPEKPIMPGEKGQIEVSYDTRRVGGFSKAITIISNAKASRKMLKIKGHVEKEKEKDRV; from the coding sequence ATGAGAAATACTGTATTATGTGTAATTGTAGGATTAATGGCAATTATGGCAAACGCTCAAGAGTTTCAATTTGAAACAGCATCAATCGATTACGGAAAAATTAAACAAGGCGCTGATGGGGTTCGTGTGTTTGAGTTTACAAATATTGGTACTGAACCATTGATTATAAAAGATATTAAATCTACTTGTGGGTGTACAGTTCCTAAAAAACCAGAAAAACCAATTATGCCAGGTGAAAAAGGACAAATAGAAGTATCATATGATACAAGAAGAGTAGGAGGATTTTCAAAAGCCATTACGATTATATCGAATGCTAAAGCATCTAGAAAAATGCTAAAAATAAAAGGGCATGTTGAAAAAGAGAAAGAAAAAGATAGAGTTTAA
- a CDS encoding succinate dehydrogenase/fumarate reductase iron-sulfur subunit, translating to MNLTLKIWRQKNASDKGKMVEYKVTDISEHMSFLEMMDVLNEQLVSTGEEPIAFDHDCREGICGMCSMYINGEAHGPDRGVTTCQLHMRMFNDGDTITIEPFRAAAFPVIKDLVVDRSSFERIQQAGGYISVNTSGNTTDANAILVPKENADKAMDAATCIGCGACVATCKNSSAMLFVGAKVSQYALLPQGQVEATERVKNMVAQMDLEGFGNCTNTGACEIECPKGISLENIARMNSEFLKASFKG from the coding sequence ATGAATTTAACACTTAAAATTTGGCGTCAAAAAAACGCAAGTGATAAAGGAAAAATGGTCGAATATAAGGTGACCGATATTTCTGAGCATATGTCTTTCTTAGAAATGATGGACGTATTAAACGAACAGTTGGTTAGTACTGGTGAAGAGCCTATAGCATTCGACCACGACTGTCGTGAAGGAATCTGCGGAATGTGTTCAATGTATATTAACGGTGAAGCACACGGACCAGATCGTGGTGTAACTACATGTCAGTTACACATGCGTATGTTTAACGATGGTGATACAATTACAATTGAGCCATTTAGAGCTGCTGCATTCCCAGTAATTAAAGATTTAGTTGTTGATAGAAGTTCTTTTGAAAGAATTCAACAGGCTGGTGGATACATATCTGTAAACACTTCTGGAAATACTACAGATGCAAATGCTATCTTGGTTCCTAAAGAAAATGCTGATAAAGCAATGGATGCTGCCACATGTATTGGTTGTGGTGCTTGTGTTGCTACTTGTAAAAACTCATCTGCAATGCTTTTTGTAGGAGCTAAAGTATCTCAATATGCTTTATTACCTCAAGGACAGGTTGAAGCGACTGAACGTGTTAAAAACATGGTTGCACAAATGGATTTAGAAGGTTTTGGTAACTGTACTAATACTGGAGCTTGTGAAATTGAGTGTCCTAAAGGAATTTCTTTAGAAAACATTGCTCGTATGAACTCAGAGTTCTTAAAAGCAAGTTTTAAAGGATAA